In Microbacterium cremeum, a genomic segment contains:
- a CDS encoding carbohydrate ABC transporter permease, translated as MNAALKRTGYVVALVGIVLFCGVPFVWMLLASLQPLQNLLGAQMDVFAFADVTLNNYARLFEQKDFARWFFNSLLVCVVVVLANLVFDSLIAYPLARMNFWGKPIVMLLVVAAIMIPAQVILVPLYIQMRDLGWLNSYAALIAPYVVSPTGIFLLRQTFMAMPRELDEAAFIDGASRLRTLWSVLVPNALAMYGTLAVLKFMWTWGEFAWPSLAVNDADLRTIPVGLASMRSQFATEWDLLMAGSVLAIIPVALLFAFLQKYFVAGLTSGAVKG; from the coding sequence ATGAACGCGGCGCTGAAACGCACGGGCTACGTGGTCGCCCTGGTGGGCATCGTGCTGTTCTGCGGAGTCCCGTTCGTCTGGATGCTGCTGGCGTCTCTGCAACCGCTGCAGAACCTGCTCGGAGCGCAGATGGACGTGTTCGCGTTCGCCGACGTGACCCTGAACAACTACGCACGTCTGTTCGAGCAGAAGGACTTCGCGCGATGGTTCTTCAACTCTCTGCTCGTATGCGTCGTCGTCGTCCTGGCGAACCTCGTCTTCGACAGTCTCATCGCGTATCCGCTTGCGCGCATGAACTTCTGGGGCAAGCCGATCGTCATGCTTCTGGTGGTGGCGGCGATCATGATCCCGGCGCAGGTCATCCTCGTGCCGCTCTATATCCAGATGCGCGATCTGGGCTGGCTCAACTCGTACGCGGCGCTCATCGCCCCCTACGTCGTGAGTCCGACCGGCATCTTCCTGCTGCGGCAGACGTTCATGGCGATGCCGCGCGAGCTCGACGAAGCCGCGTTCATCGATGGCGCTTCCCGCCTGCGCACACTGTGGTCGGTCCTCGTGCCGAACGCGCTGGCGATGTACGGCACGCTCGCCGTGCTCAAGTTCATGTGGACGTGGGGAGAGTTCGCGTGGCCCTCGCTCGCGGTGAATGATGCCGACCTGCGCACCATCCCTGTAGGTTTGGCGAGCATGCGCAGTCAGTTCGCCACCGAATGGGACCTGCTGATGGCCGGCTCCGTTCTGGCCATCATCCCGGTCGCGCTGTTGTTCGCCTTCCTGCAGAAGTACTTCGTCGCCGGACTCACCTCCGGGGCGGTGAAGGGATGA
- a CDS encoding LacI family DNA-binding transcriptional regulator, with protein sequence MSDVAREANVSRSLVSLVLQQPEKVGDKRKRAVHEAMRRLGYRPNAAARQLASQRTDMFGVLVSDLHNPFYTEVIDGILEAAEDLRHQVLIASGEREPSKEKAAAEAFVELRAEGLILITPTMSTEEIEAIAADVPTVIVGRPGPRPVGTGRVLTDDAQGVRVALDHLLALGHEDIGFVAAGANPGARAREDAFLRAMTAVGLADRAQVANAAPNQDGGYAAGRELLSSPQRPTAILASNDLAALGVLGAAADLGLSWPADVSVVGYDNTILAQLQPIALTSVNQPRRLMGRTAATLLRDLTRGGAPSSVTLDPELVIRSTTGPVGGAR encoded by the coding sequence ATGTCGGATGTCGCTCGCGAGGCGAACGTGTCGAGATCCCTCGTCTCACTCGTCCTGCAGCAACCTGAGAAAGTCGGCGACAAACGCAAGCGCGCCGTGCACGAGGCGATGCGCCGACTGGGCTATCGCCCGAACGCTGCGGCTCGCCAGTTGGCGAGCCAGCGGACCGACATGTTCGGCGTCCTCGTCTCGGACCTGCACAACCCCTTCTATACAGAGGTCATCGACGGCATCCTCGAAGCGGCGGAAGACCTCCGCCATCAAGTGCTGATCGCAAGCGGCGAGCGCGAACCTTCAAAGGAGAAGGCCGCTGCCGAGGCATTCGTCGAACTGCGCGCCGAGGGCCTGATCCTCATCACCCCGACCATGAGCACCGAAGAGATCGAGGCGATCGCCGCAGACGTGCCCACCGTGATCGTCGGGCGGCCGGGTCCGCGCCCCGTCGGCACCGGTCGCGTACTCACCGACGACGCCCAGGGGGTGCGCGTCGCGCTCGATCATCTGCTCGCGCTCGGGCACGAAGACATCGGATTCGTCGCCGCCGGCGCGAACCCGGGTGCTCGTGCGCGCGAGGATGCCTTCCTGCGCGCGATGACCGCCGTCGGGCTGGCCGACCGAGCGCAGGTCGCGAATGCTGCACCCAACCAGGACGGCGGCTACGCCGCGGGCCGCGAACTGCTCTCTTCACCGCAGCGCCCCACCGCGATCCTCGCCTCGAACGACCTCGCAGCGCTCGGTGTACTCGGCGCCGCAGCCGACCTGGGTCTCAGCTGGCCCGCCGACGTTTCGGTCGTGGGCTACGACAACACGATCCTCGCCCAGCTTCAGCCCATTGCGCTGACCAGCGTCAACCAGCCGCGCCGACTCATGGGTCGCACAGCCGCGACGCTGCTGCGCGATCTCACGCGCGGGGGAGCGCCGTCGTCGGTCACACTCGATCCGGAGTTGGTGATCCGCTCGACGACCGGACCCGTCGGCGGAGCACGCTGA
- a CDS encoding VOC family protein, with amino-acid sequence MNLTSLYPVLMTTDASAGAAFYREHFDFEVAFESDWYVSLRRGPWELAVLDASHPTIPERFRGRSAGGLLLNLEVDDVDAVHDRLLAAGVPLVQPLRSEDFGQRHAIFAGPDDVLLDVITPIPPTGEFAEQFSAEALGEAQARTSEVAAAHPISPA; translated from the coding sequence ATGAATCTGACGAGCCTGTACCCGGTGCTCATGACGACGGATGCCTCGGCCGGCGCCGCCTTCTACCGAGAGCACTTCGACTTCGAGGTCGCGTTCGAGTCCGACTGGTACGTGAGCCTCCGCCGCGGCCCGTGGGAGCTCGCCGTTCTCGACGCGAGCCACCCGACGATTCCCGAGCGGTTCAGGGGGCGCTCCGCGGGCGGCCTGCTGCTCAACCTCGAGGTCGACGACGTCGACGCCGTCCACGACCGGCTGCTGGCCGCCGGCGTCCCCCTCGTACAGCCACTCCGGTCGGAGGACTTCGGTCAGCGGCATGCCATCTTCGCCGGCCCCGACGACGTGCTTCTCGACGTCATCACCCCGATCCCACCGACCGGAGAGTTCGCGGAGCAGTTCTCCGCGGAGGCGCTCGGTGAAGCACAGGCACGCACCAGCGAGGTCGCGGCGGCCCACCCGATCTCGCCGGCGTGA
- a CDS encoding DNA polymerase IV gives MTGTPRSWVLHVDLDQFIAAVEVLRRPELAGKPVIVGGRGDPTERAVVSTASYEAREFGVGSGMPLRIAARKIPDAVILPVDAPAYLHASETVMATLRAQPGAVVQVLGWDEAFVGVETDDPEGYARRMQQAVLDATRLHCSIGIGDTLVRAKVATGFGKPRGTFRLTAENWLEVMGGRPTIDLWGVGSKVSKRLAALGIRTVSELAVAEDDVLTTEFGPRMGLWYRQLGRGDGSAVVDDTPWVARGHSKETTFQTNIVDPAEIEAAARHLLDQVLDEVAADERPVVGLGLKVRYAPFLTKTFTKKIPSTSDRDTVIARAMELVAKIEPDRPIRLLGMRAEMSMPEDAREGHTPTRGGW, from the coding sequence ATGACCGGGACGCCGCGCTCATGGGTGCTGCACGTCGACCTCGACCAGTTCATCGCGGCCGTGGAAGTGCTGCGGCGGCCCGAGCTCGCGGGCAAGCCCGTCATCGTGGGCGGCCGCGGCGACCCCACTGAGCGGGCCGTCGTCTCGACCGCCTCGTACGAGGCGCGCGAGTTCGGTGTGGGATCGGGGATGCCGCTGCGGATCGCGGCGCGGAAGATCCCGGATGCCGTCATCCTGCCGGTCGACGCTCCCGCCTACCTTCACGCCTCGGAGACGGTCATGGCGACGCTGCGAGCGCAGCCGGGAGCGGTCGTGCAGGTGCTCGGCTGGGATGAGGCGTTCGTCGGCGTCGAGACCGACGACCCCGAAGGCTACGCCCGCCGCATGCAGCAGGCGGTGCTCGACGCGACCCGGCTCCATTGCAGCATCGGGATCGGCGACACCCTCGTCCGCGCCAAGGTGGCGACCGGGTTCGGCAAGCCCCGCGGCACGTTCCGGCTCACCGCCGAGAACTGGCTGGAGGTCATGGGCGGACGACCCACCATCGACCTGTGGGGCGTGGGCTCGAAAGTCTCGAAGCGACTTGCGGCCCTCGGCATCCGCACCGTGTCGGAGCTCGCCGTCGCCGAAGACGACGTGCTGACGACTGAGTTCGGGCCCCGCATGGGTCTCTGGTATCGCCAGCTCGGACGCGGCGACGGCTCGGCCGTCGTCGACGACACGCCCTGGGTCGCCCGCGGCCACAGCAAGGAGACGACGTTCCAGACGAACATCGTCGACCCCGCCGAGATCGAGGCGGCCGCGCGGCACCTGCTCGACCAGGTGCTCGACGAGGTCGCCGCCGATGAGCGCCCCGTCGTCGGGCTCGGGCTGAAGGTGCGCTATGCGCCGTTTCTCACCAAGACCTTCACGAAGAAGATCCCCTCGACCTCCGACCGCGACACCGTCATCGCGCGCGCGATGGAGCTCGTGGCGAAGATCGAACCCGATCGGCCGATCCGCCTCCTCGGCATGCGGGCCGAGATGTCCATGCCCGAGGATGCGAGAGAGGGGCATACCCCGACGCGCGGCGGGTGGTGA
- a CDS encoding TetR/AcrR family transcriptional regulator yields MARPSVADERIRQIVDATIRTIGAHGITGASLERIAEEAGMSRGHVRHFAGNREELLRESARRFYYDGMEGESVLPAGTTDVDAALDHLFGEEFSAPGNDNAVVLGFVEAARTDPVLARLLVSAYQGTHDLLAELLERSHPAADRAACESVAYGVVGIALHNVFLSDIASEATGTAIARAAAERLIATLD; encoded by the coding sequence ATGGCTCGACCATCCGTCGCCGATGAGCGGATCCGGCAGATCGTCGACGCGACGATCCGCACGATCGGCGCGCACGGCATCACCGGAGCGAGCCTGGAGCGCATCGCCGAGGAGGCGGGCATGTCGCGCGGACACGTGCGGCACTTCGCCGGCAACCGCGAGGAACTGCTGCGCGAGAGCGCGCGCCGGTTCTACTACGACGGCATGGAGGGAGAGTCGGTTCTCCCAGCCGGCACGACCGACGTCGATGCAGCCCTGGACCACCTCTTCGGCGAGGAGTTCTCCGCCCCGGGCAATGACAACGCGGTCGTCCTCGGGTTCGTCGAAGCGGCCCGCACCGATCCCGTGCTGGCGCGGCTGCTCGTCTCGGCGTATCAGGGCACGCACGACCTGCTCGCCGAGCTGCTCGAACGGTCGCACCCGGCCGCAGACCGGGCCGCCTGCGAGAGCGTCGCCTACGGGGTCGTGGGCATCGCCCTGCACAACGTCTTCCTGAGCGACATCGCCTCGGAGGCCACCGGCACCGCGATCGCCCGCGCCGCAGCGGAACGGCTGATCGCGACATTGGACTGA
- a CDS encoding CocE/NonD family hydrolase: MTQIVHVAPAPVSPAAHEQRVRMRDGAHLATDVYLPGAPADPDRTPGDAILIRLPYDKSGEYTFIPLIAEYFTARGYRVVAQDVRGKFRSEGDALLFVNEVDDGYDTIEWIIRQEWSNGRVAMWGDSYYGYTQWAAAASQHPALKAIAPRVTGTMLGEPVRAIRGERVRPVEWAITYLYPLTYFHSQDAYFWELDTARRPFSAQAEEIVGRLGSRSVSYDQWYPRPVHLPRFPFASPFDARPVPVLHTIGWWDNCAPLSWADVAEIERRPAWALNHFLRIESMDHEAYYLDDPEESRAESRSDEQIRQELSRMLQPAADFFDVFVRGNGRPADIPRVAWNLAGTTGMRTGESWPPPGATTRILYASAGGGLSPEGPGRATDLEWVHDPADLVPSSVPNAFAYLQHRPDESGIGERDDVLAFTTDVFVRDVDLTGPVRVAASVSSDGPVMDVFARLLDVAPDGTALRIARGQVQVHDATEPASVDIDLGQAGYRLRAGHRLRLHVHSSDFPEFIPQSGTGEEPWGAIETVPNRQRITLGGDDPLRVIITVSPDPRAEEAPA, from the coding sequence GTGACGCAGATCGTCCACGTCGCACCCGCACCGGTCAGCCCCGCCGCACACGAGCAGCGTGTGCGCATGCGCGACGGCGCGCATCTCGCCACCGACGTGTACCTTCCGGGGGCGCCGGCCGATCCCGACCGCACGCCCGGCGACGCGATCCTCATCCGCCTCCCGTACGACAAGAGCGGCGAATACACGTTCATCCCGCTGATCGCCGAGTACTTCACCGCGCGCGGCTACCGCGTGGTCGCGCAGGATGTGCGGGGCAAGTTCCGCTCCGAGGGCGACGCGCTGCTGTTCGTGAACGAAGTCGACGACGGCTACGACACGATCGAATGGATCATCCGCCAGGAGTGGTCGAACGGGCGCGTCGCGATGTGGGGCGACAGCTACTACGGCTACACCCAGTGGGCGGCCGCCGCGTCGCAGCACCCGGCGCTCAAGGCCATCGCCCCGCGGGTGACCGGAACGATGCTCGGCGAGCCCGTGCGTGCGATCCGCGGGGAGCGCGTGCGCCCGGTGGAATGGGCGATCACGTACCTGTACCCGCTCACGTACTTCCACTCGCAGGACGCCTACTTCTGGGAGCTCGACACCGCGCGGCGTCCGTTCAGCGCGCAGGCGGAGGAGATCGTCGGCCGGCTGGGCTCCCGCTCCGTGTCGTACGACCAGTGGTATCCGCGGCCCGTGCATCTGCCGCGCTTCCCGTTCGCCAGCCCTTTCGACGCCCGCCCCGTACCGGTGCTGCACACGATCGGGTGGTGGGACAACTGCGCACCGCTGTCCTGGGCGGACGTCGCCGAGATCGAGCGGCGACCCGCGTGGGCGCTCAACCACTTCCTGCGGATCGAGTCGATGGACCACGAGGCGTACTACTTGGACGATCCCGAAGAGTCGCGCGCGGAGTCGCGCTCCGACGAGCAGATCCGTCAAGAGCTGTCACGGATGCTGCAGCCCGCGGCGGACTTCTTCGACGTGTTCGTGCGGGGCAACGGCCGGCCCGCCGACATCCCCCGGGTGGCATGGAACCTCGCCGGCACGACGGGGATGCGCACCGGAGAGAGCTGGCCGCCTCCGGGCGCCACGACCCGCATCCTCTACGCGTCGGCCGGCGGCGGGCTCTCGCCCGAGGGTCCTGGTCGTGCGACGGACCTGGAGTGGGTGCACGACCCGGCAGACCTCGTGCCCTCGAGCGTGCCGAACGCGTTCGCCTACCTGCAGCACCGGCCCGACGAGTCGGGCATCGGGGAACGCGACGACGTCCTCGCGTTCACGACCGACGTGTTCGTGCGCGACGTCGATCTCACCGGTCCGGTGCGGGTCGCGGCATCCGTCTCGTCCGACGGCCCGGTGATGGACGTCTTCGCCCGCCTCCTCGACGTCGCGCCCGACGGCACCGCGCTGCGCATCGCCCGCGGACAGGTGCAGGTGCACGACGCGACCGAGCCGGCGTCGGTCGACATCGACCTCGGCCAGGCCGGATACCGGCTGCGCGCCGGGCACCGGCTGCGCCTGCACGTCCACAGCAGCGACTTCCCCGAGTTCATCCCGCAGTCCGGCACCGGCGAGGAGCCGTGGGGCGCGATCGAGACCGTGCCGAACCGCCAGCGGATCACGCTCGGCGGGGACGACCCGCTGCGCGTGATCATCACCGTTTCACCCGACCCGCGAGCCGAGGAGGCCCCCGCATGA
- a CDS encoding DUF3237 domain-containing protein, translating into MIDPILEFAFEIRVDVDPHLRIGRSADEELTFTPISGGTVAGPLLSGEVLPYGGDWAVDRARTAQLEARYLLRASDGSVIDILNRGYFRASAEVIARLEAGENVPEDEYYFRTAPVFQTDAAAHRWLAEHQFVGLARDEDGQVCVRVFVVR; encoded by the coding sequence ATGATCGATCCCATTCTGGAGTTCGCGTTCGAGATCCGCGTCGACGTCGACCCGCATCTTCGCATCGGGCGCAGCGCCGACGAAGAGCTGACGTTCACGCCGATCTCGGGCGGCACCGTCGCCGGCCCGCTCCTGTCGGGAGAGGTGCTGCCCTACGGCGGGGACTGGGCCGTCGATCGCGCCCGCACCGCGCAGCTCGAGGCGCGCTACCTGCTTCGCGCGAGCGACGGCTCCGTCATCGACATCCTCAACCGCGGCTACTTCCGCGCCTCGGCGGAGGTGATCGCGCGCCTCGAGGCGGGAGAGAACGTGCCCGAGGACGAGTACTACTTCCGCACCGCGCCGGTGTTCCAGACGGATGCCGCGGCCCACCGCTGGCTCGCCGAGCACCAGTTCGTGGGGCTCGCGCGCGATGAGGACGGCCAGGTGTGCGTCCGGGTCTTCGTGGTGCGCTGA
- a CDS encoding ABC transporter substrate-binding protein has translation MTFRGKALAAIAAGTALVLLAGCTPRDGETAPTDDADAGPVELVAALPAGTAEVDEVTWALVEGEPRSLVPGADYNFVQPNLCDSLLRVQPDFGVAPGIAERADWADPVTFVIDIRPGVTFWDGTPVTVEDVVYSLERHRTDVTSAFYGAFVLVAAEDGIEITGERQVTIRFVAPDSTFRDALSGGAGAVLNKAVSEAQGPALGTSGGELLCAGPFKLASWTPGREIVTVANESYWDGAPLAKKLTFRFISDGTTLTNALLEGEVDGAFNVPPSSRSSFEASETGRLVVGPSTASFSFGPARESGAGANPMIRQALSLAIDREQYISTVLGGLGQPISTFVTPFSWSGSSAAEDYQAGYDALAAPEVDLDEAKRLVAESGEDVSVPLRVAIPAGSKELSQTAAIIQSAARQIGLTVEIDERQAADFAAIFLPDPAPRENLDFVATSGYMETPGVLAYPQLFLLPPDLGGIFNWSGYADPEVTGLLEASRTAPDAESAAEAYVAAQEIFAPDLLQVSLAGSYHTTFLNDALTGATTSVAAYASPWALHLGGR, from the coding sequence ATGACATTCCGAGGAAAGGCCCTGGCGGCGATCGCCGCAGGCACGGCGCTCGTCCTGCTGGCGGGGTGCACGCCGCGCGACGGCGAGACGGCGCCCACCGATGACGCCGACGCGGGTCCGGTCGAGCTCGTCGCCGCGCTCCCCGCCGGCACGGCCGAGGTCGACGAGGTGACGTGGGCGCTGGTCGAGGGCGAGCCGCGTTCGCTGGTCCCGGGAGCCGACTACAACTTCGTGCAGCCCAACCTGTGCGACAGCCTGCTGCGCGTGCAGCCGGACTTCGGCGTGGCACCCGGCATCGCCGAGCGGGCAGACTGGGCCGACCCGGTGACCTTCGTCATCGACATCCGCCCCGGCGTCACGTTCTGGGACGGGACGCCGGTGACGGTCGAGGACGTCGTGTACAGCCTCGAGCGCCACCGCACCGATGTGACGTCGGCGTTCTACGGCGCGTTCGTGCTCGTCGCTGCCGAGGACGGCATCGAGATCACCGGCGAGCGTCAGGTGACGATCCGCTTCGTCGCTCCCGACTCCACGTTCCGCGACGCCCTGTCCGGCGGCGCGGGGGCGGTGCTGAACAAGGCGGTGAGCGAGGCGCAGGGCCCGGCGCTGGGCACGTCCGGCGGCGAGCTCCTGTGTGCGGGACCCTTCAAGCTGGCGAGCTGGACGCCCGGCCGCGAGATCGTGACCGTCGCGAACGAGTCGTACTGGGACGGCGCTCCACTGGCGAAGAAGCTGACGTTCCGGTTCATCTCGGACGGCACGACGCTCACCAACGCGCTGCTCGAGGGCGAGGTCGACGGTGCCTTCAACGTGCCGCCCTCCAGCCGCTCCTCGTTCGAGGCGTCCGAGACCGGGCGTCTGGTGGTGGGGCCGTCGACGGCGTCGTTCTCGTTCGGTCCCGCGCGGGAGTCCGGCGCTGGTGCGAACCCCATGATCCGGCAGGCGCTGAGCCTTGCGATCGACCGCGAGCAGTACATCTCGACCGTCCTCGGCGGGCTCGGACAGCCGATCAGCACCTTCGTGACGCCCTTCTCGTGGTCGGGGTCGTCCGCGGCCGAGGACTATCAGGCCGGGTACGACGCCCTCGCCGCTCCCGAGGTCGACCTCGACGAGGCGAAGCGGCTCGTGGCGGAGTCGGGCGAGGACGTCTCGGTGCCGCTGCGCGTCGCGATCCCGGCCGGCAGCAAGGAGCTCTCGCAGACCGCCGCGATCATCCAGAGCGCGGCCCGGCAGATCGGGTTGACGGTCGAGATCGACGAGCGTCAGGCCGCCGACTTCGCCGCGATCTTCCTTCCCGATCCCGCGCCGCGGGAGAACCTCGACTTCGTGGCGACCTCCGGATACATGGAGACCCCGGGGGTGCTGGCATACCCGCAGCTCTTCCTCCTCCCTCCTGACCTGGGAGGCATCTTCAACTGGAGCGGCTATGCCGATCCCGAGGTGACAGGACTGCTGGAGGCCTCGCGTACCGCGCCGGATGCCGAGTCGGCGGCCGAGGCGTACGTGGCCGCACAGGAGATCTTCGCCCCCGACCTGCTGCAGGTCAGTCTCGCGGGCTCGTATCACACGACGTTCCTGAACGACGCGCTCACCGGTGCGACGACCTCCGTGGCCGCGTACGCGAGCCCGTGGGCGCTGCATCTCGGCGGCCGGTGA
- a CDS encoding ABC transporter permease: MTATVARQLLGRIGGLLLTLFLSSVLIFSAVLLTPGDPVVALAGGLRPTPEMIAAIKEQYLLDQPVWIQYLHWIGGVLSGDLGTSFVYRTPVVELIAPRFGITVLLVAYTLVLILVFGVGSGIVAATRGRAADRSVLIATSIGVAMPTFVVAILLIWVFGRVLGWFPVYGSGEGLLDNLFHLTLPAISLAVLYIAYTSRITRGAVVGQLHAEHVDTARVRGIPRGQIFRRHVFLNASPQILAISGATIAGLFAASAIAEQAFGIGGLGSLLTEAAARKDLPVVQVISLLLVFLFVVLNAVADVAIALIDPDSVKPRRTA; encoded by the coding sequence ATGACCGCCACGGTGGCCCGGCAGCTCCTCGGCAGGATCGGCGGACTGCTGCTCACCCTCTTCCTGTCGAGCGTCCTGATCTTCTCGGCGGTGCTGCTCACACCCGGCGATCCGGTGGTCGCGCTCGCGGGCGGGCTCCGGCCGACGCCGGAGATGATCGCCGCGATCAAGGAGCAGTACCTCCTCGACCAGCCGGTGTGGATCCAGTACCTGCACTGGATCGGGGGAGTGCTCAGCGGCGACCTCGGCACCTCGTTCGTCTACCGGACGCCGGTCGTCGAGCTGATCGCCCCGCGGTTCGGCATCACGGTGCTGCTGGTGGCGTACACGCTGGTGCTGATCCTGGTGTTCGGGGTCGGCTCCGGGATCGTCGCGGCGACCCGCGGACGTGCGGCCGATCGGTCGGTGCTCATCGCGACGTCGATCGGCGTCGCGATGCCGACGTTCGTCGTCGCGATCCTCCTCATCTGGGTGTTCGGCCGTGTGCTCGGCTGGTTCCCGGTGTACGGCTCGGGCGAGGGGCTGCTCGACAACCTCTTCCACCTGACGCTCCCCGCGATCTCGCTCGCGGTGCTCTACATCGCGTACACGAGCCGCATCACACGCGGCGCCGTCGTGGGCCAGCTGCACGCCGAGCATGTCGACACCGCGCGCGTGCGAGGCATCCCTCGCGGGCAGATCTTCCGCCGTCATGTCTTCCTCAACGCGTCACCGCAGATCCTCGCGATCTCGGGCGCGACGATCGCAGGACTGTTCGCGGCCTCGGCGATCGCCGAGCAGGCGTTCGGGATCGGCGGGCTGGGCTCGCTGCTGACCGAGGCCGCCGCGCGCAAGGACCTGCCGGTGGTGCAGGTCATCTCGCTGCTGCTGGTGTTCCTGTTCGTCGTGCTCAACGCGGTGGCCGATGTGGCGATCGCGCTGATCGACCCGGATTCCGTCAAGCCGAGGAGGACCGCATGA
- a CDS encoding ABC transporter permease has protein sequence MSVAQLAGGRVPVFARRVAVFDPLFIVAAIVMSVIVVLALFGPFLAPYPPDQLFVGPVSGAPSAAHPMGTDDLGRDILSRVLAGAAPSVFAPVVVVLASAVLGSAVAIASAWFGGWVDGVSSRLIEVIFAIPGLVLAILAVSMFGKGLVAPIVALSIAYVPIVARLVRAAARQELSKPYVAALRIQGVGSGAICFRHVVPALLPTILAQATVGFGYAMLDLAAISFLGLGAQPPSSDWGVMIAGGQPALLNGAPEQSMFPALLVVVTVLAVNILGARVTTWAEGADQ, from the coding sequence ATGAGCGTCGCTCAACTCGCCGGCGGCCGCGTGCCGGTCTTCGCCCGCCGGGTCGCAGTCTTCGACCCGCTGTTCATCGTTGCGGCCATCGTGATGTCGGTCATCGTCGTGCTGGCACTCTTCGGGCCGTTCCTGGCGCCCTACCCGCCCGACCAGCTCTTCGTGGGCCCGGTCTCGGGCGCGCCGAGCGCCGCGCACCCGATGGGCACCGACGACCTGGGCCGCGACATCCTGTCCCGCGTTCTCGCGGGCGCAGCGCCCAGCGTGTTCGCCCCTGTCGTCGTCGTGCTCGCCTCGGCCGTCCTGGGATCGGCCGTCGCGATCGCGTCGGCCTGGTTCGGCGGCTGGGTCGACGGCGTCAGCTCGCGCCTCATCGAGGTGATCTTCGCCATCCCGGGACTCGTGCTCGCGATCCTCGCGGTCTCGATGTTCGGCAAGGGGCTGGTCGCTCCGATCGTGGCGCTGTCGATCGCCTACGTGCCGATCGTGGCGCGGCTGGTGCGGGCGGCGGCTCGGCAGGAACTGTCCAAGCCGTATGTCGCCGCTCTGCGGATCCAAGGCGTCGGATCGGGGGCCATCTGCTTCCGGCACGTGGTTCCCGCGCTCCTGCCCACGATCCTCGCGCAGGCGACGGTCGGATTCGGCTACGCGATGCTCGACCTCGCGGCGATCTCGTTCCTCGGCCTCGGCGCGCAGCCGCCGTCGTCGGACTGGGGCGTCATGATCGCCGGCGGGCAGCCGGCTCTGCTGAACGGCGCCCCCGAGCAGTCGATGTTCCCGGCGCTGCTCGTGGTGGTCACGGTGCTCGCGGTGAACATCCTCGGCGCCCGCGTGACCACGTGGGCGGAAGGAGCCGACCAGTGA